The Lycium ferocissimum isolate CSIRO_LF1 chromosome 1, AGI_CSIRO_Lferr_CH_V1, whole genome shotgun sequence genome includes a region encoding these proteins:
- the LOC132048336 gene encoding glutathione S-transferase PARB isoform X3 codes for MAIKVHGNPISNATMRVVACLIEKDLDFEFVFVDLVTGEHKKHPFLSLNPFGQVPAFEDGDLKLFESRAITQYITHVYASNGNQLILQDPKKMAIMSLWMEVEGQRFEPPTLKLVWELCIKPMTGMNTDDAIVKESEEQLSKVLDIYETRLAESKYLGGDSFTLVELHHLPNIYFLMSTKVKALFDSRPHVSAWCADILARPAWVKGLEKLQK; via the exons ATGGCGATCAAAGTCCATGGTAACCCAATATCAAATGCAACTATGAGAGTTGTTGCTTGCCTCATAGAGAAGGATTTGGATTTTGAGTTTGTCTTTGTTGATCTGGTCACTGGAGAACACAAGAAGCACCCTTTCCTTTCCCTCAAT CCTTTTGGTCAAGTACCGGCATTTGAAGATGGGGACTTGAAGCTCTTTG AATCAAGGGCAATCACACAATACATTACCCATGTTTATGCTAGCAATGGCAACCAACTAATACTTCaagatccaaagaaaatggCTATCATGTCACTGTGGATGGAAGTAGAAGGCCAAAGATTTGAACCACCTACTTTAAAACTAGTATGGGAGCTATGCATAAAACCAATGACTGGCATGAACACCGATGATGCTATTGTGAAGGAAAGCGAAGAGCAATTGTCTAAGGTTCTTGACATCTACGAAACTCGATTGGCAGAGTCAAAATACTTGGGTGGTGACTCTTTTACACTTGTTGAGTTGCACCACTTACCAAATATATATTTCTTGATGAGTACAAAAGTTAAGGCACTGTTTGATTCGCGCCCTCATGTGAGTGCATGGTGTGCTGATATATTGGCAAGGCCAGCTTGGGTGAAGGGCTTGGAGAAGctgcaaaaatga
- the LOC132048336 gene encoding glutathione S-transferase APIC isoform X2, with protein MAIKVHGNPISNATMRVVACLIEKDLDFEFVFVDLVTGEHKKHPFLSLNPFGQVPGFEDGDLKLFESRAMTQYLAHVYASNGNQLILQDPKKMAIMSVWIEVESQKFEPPASKLTWEICIKPIIGLSIDDAVVKESEEKLSKVLDIYETRLAESKYLGGDSFTLVELHHLPNIYYLMGTKVKALFDSRPRVSAWCADILARPAWVKGLEKLQK; from the exons ATGGCGATCAAAGTCCATGGTAACCCAATATCAAATGCAACTATGAGAGTTGTTGCTTGCCTCATAGAGAAGGATTTGGATTTTGAGTTTGTCTTTGTTGATCTGGTCACTGGAGAACACAAGAAGCACCCTTTCCTTTCCCTCAAT CCTTTTGGTCAAGTACCAGGATTTGAAGATGGGGACTTGAAGCTCTTCG AATCAAGGGCAATGACCCAGTACCTAGCTCATGTTTATGCTAGCAATGGCAACCAACTAATACTCCAAGATCCAAAGAAGATGGCCATCATGTCAGTGTGGATAGAAGTGGAAAGCCAAAAATTTGAACCACCCGCTTCAAAGCTAACATGGGAGATATGCATAAAACCAATAATTGGGTTGAGCATAGATGATGCTGTTGTGAAGGAAAGCGAAGAGAAATTATCTAAGGTTCTTGACATCTACGAAACTCGATTGGCAGAGTCAAAATACTTAGGTGGAGACTCTTTTACACTTGTTGAGTTGCACCACTTACCAAATATATACTACTTGATGGGTACAAAAGTTAAGGCACTGTTTGATTCTCGCCCTCGTGTGAGTGCATGGTGTGCTGACATATTAGCTAGGCCAGCTTGGGTGAAGGGCTTGGAGAAGctgcaaaaatga
- the LOC132048336 gene encoding glutathione S-transferase PARB isoform X1: MAIKVHGSPRSTATMRVVACLIEKDLDFEFVFVDMAKGEHKKQPFLSINPFGQVPGFEDGDLKLFESRAMTQYLAHVYASNGNQLILQDPKKMAIMSVWIEVESQKFEPPASKLTWEICIKPIIGLSIDDAVVKESEEKLSKVLDIYETRLAESKYLGGDSFTLVELHHLPNIYYLMGTKVKALFDSRPRVSAWCADILARPAWVKGLEKLQK, from the exons ATGGCGATCAAAGTCCATGGTAGCCCCAGGTCAACTGCAACCATGAGAGTTGTTGCTTGCCTCATAGAGAAGGATTTGGATTTTGAGTTTGTCTTTGTTGATATGGCCAAGGGCGAACACAAGAAGCAGCCTTTCCTTTCCATTAAT CCTTTTGGTCAAGTACCAGGATTTGAAGATGGGGACTTGAAGCTCTTCG AATCAAGGGCAATGACCCAGTACCTAGCTCATGTTTATGCTAGCAATGGCAACCAACTAATACTCCAAGATCCAAAGAAGATGGCCATCATGTCAGTGTGGATAGAAGTGGAAAGCCAAAAATTTGAACCACCCGCTTCAAAGCTAACATGGGAGATATGCATAAAACCAATAATTGGGTTGAGCATAGATGATGCTGTTGTGAAGGAAAGCGAAGAGAAATTATCTAAGGTTCTTGACATCTACGAAACTCGATTGGCAGAGTCAAAATACTTAGGTGGAGACTCTTTTACACTTGTTGAGTTGCACCACTTACCAAATATATACTACTTGATGGGTACAAAAGTTAAGGCACTGTTTGATTCTCGCCCTCGTGTGAGTGCATGGTGTGCTGACATATTAGCTAGGCCAGCTTGGGTGAAGGGCTTGGAGAAGctgcaaaaatga